The DNA segment TGCTGGAATGCAGGGTCTGCTGCAGTCTGGGAAACATCTACGTCCATCTGAAGGTACTCAATATCCTGCTTTTACTGAAATGACATCGTGTTCCTCAGCTGTAAAAGTTATTCTGATGATCTTAATTTGTGCCGCAAAGATAAACAGTCCTTGCCTTTGATCCTGGATGAGACATTTTAGGTCAGGAAGCTGAATACAAGCTTGTTAAAAGAATCTGAAATACTCGGATGCTTGCAGACGTCTGAGGTTTGTTATTCAGGCTGCACGTGTGACTTGATTGTGCAATTGGTACTGATGTTGCCAGTGTATTTGCAGAGTATGATAACACTGCAGAGCATCCGAGCAAACATCATCAATGGTTAGCTCATGTAGTGCTGGGCATTGTAAAACAAGGGCGGAGTGAGTGGGCTGGCtgcaggggggggtggggggatgggggggggctTATGTAGTACCCTTGACATCAGAGATTTGTAAGAGTAAGCCCTCGACTTCCCGGGGAGAGGATTGGTTTCAATGGGATTGTGATGAAGTGGGTTTTGAAGAATGCACTCATGCGTCACATtatttaatgaaagaaaaaacgaAATATGCTTGTTACTGATACTTTAGCAAACAGGCCAACAAACACATGTTCTGCTCAGATTCTTTATTTGAACATTGTCAAAGTTTGACTCGTAGTAGTGATCTTTAAGGTCTTACCCGTTGTTCACATCTGCCAACAGGACTATGAGAAAGCTCTCTTCTTCCCCTGCAAAGCAGCTGAGCTGGTCAATGACTACGGCAAGGGTTGGAGCCTCAAGTATCGAGCCATGAGCCAGTACCACATGTCTGTCGCCTACAGGAAACTGGAGCGCCTGCCAGATGCCATGGAGTGCTGTGAGGTATTGTTTTATAACCGTCCAACACACGACTGCAGTCCTGGGAGACAAACCTACATAATGTGCGGAGAATGTCACAGTTTAGGTTTCCTTAGCAAACTCGCCGTCCCCCGACGCCGGAGCCGCAGATACTGTAGATGTTGTGCTGCCAACAGGTGCGAGCGCCAGTTGCTGTGTCGTACGAGGCCTCAGATCTGGACAGAAATATGCTCACAGAGGCGCTGGTTTAAAGTGTTAATGAAGAGGGCGGCTTTAGGCCCCACTCTGTTCTAATTCTGGACGCAGGGTGAAAAATAACTTGATGTCATTGCCTTGGAGCGCAGACGTATAGTAAGAAGACAACAGGACGCGTTTCAGCTTTATTACATCTGCCCGACACATTTAGACAAACATGTTACACATCTTGTGATTATAGAATGGAAGAGGGGGGGGCATCTCACATCCCCATCACTGGATGACATTAATGTAACTATGgtttattacattacatgttaTTCTTATGATTGGTAACAATTCTGTTCTTAAAGTATAaacaaaagcaatttgaagaatCTTTGCTTTAAGTAGAATAAATCAGAAAGGTTAAGGTTTTTACACTAAATTAagtatatattgatattttatgaACAGCATACCAACACCAAcatccaacagtccccttttgaaaccacattaaaattcactacatccagattttttgcacacagactcataaatattagtcccctaataattcaagatccatgaattattctctgagaaatcaacaaaaaatgtcacaatgttaaagaaagtgggaaacaattcctggatctacCCCATCCGATCCAAACCAATACTTAATGAGATCTTCTAGGGTCATGACCTTCCCCGACACAACATTTTTTCATGGAAATCGCTtatgtagtttttgtgtaatcctgctaacaagcaaacaaatgcagGCAAAAACTTGagctccttggtggaggtaatgagaaatcaaattcaaaaagtttaacaggtgtgtgtgtgtgtgtgtgtgtgtgtgtgtgtgtgtgtgtgtgtgtgtgtgtgtgtgtgtgtgtgtgtgtgtgtgtgtgtgtcactgagcTCCACTGTGATGAGTTTTTATCACCTCTTGTCTCCTGCTTCTACAGGAATCTATGAAGATTGCTCTGCAGCACGGCGACCGTCCTCTGCAGGCTCTGTGCTTAGTGAACTTTGCAGACATACACCGCTGCAGGCAGGACTCTGATGTGAGGAGCCTCTCTCAGTGCAAAGTTCTTTAGGTCTTTCGTCCACAggcaaatgttttaatttgtttttatcttctttCTTCCAGAAAGCATTCCCTCGCTACGAGTCTGCCCTGGGTATCATGACTGAGATCGGAAACCGTCTGGGACAAGCACAAGTTTATCTGGGCGTCGCAAAGTGTTGGCTTCTGCAGAAAGAATTTGACAAGGTacctttaattaaataaaactaaaactttatAGGTGTATATGGTACAACTTTAAGAAAATATCAGTGTCTACACAGCTGTTTGAGTTGTTTCCTAGTATTTATCAGTATTTTGACAGTGCCTCTCACACTTTGCCGTTCCAGGCTCTTGATTCTTTGCAGCGATCTCAGGAGTTAGCAGACGGAATGGGAAACAAGGTATCTGATGCTCTTTAATTACAACCTACAGGACAAATGGCTCAGGTTCACTTCTGATATCGCAGTACGTGTCCTGTTAACAGTCTTCTTCCTGTGCTCATGTCCAGCTGTGCACACTGAAGGTTCACTGCCTGAGCGAGGGGATTTATCGGAGCCGGGGGCAGGAGGAGAAGCTCAGGGAGCAGGTGGTGAAGTTCCTGCAGTGCGTCGAGGAGCTGGAGCTCTACTGTGGCATGTGTGGAGAGTCCATCGGGGACAGGGACCAAAAGCTGCAGTCCTTGCCCTGTTCCCACATTTTCCATCTCAAGTGGGTGATCTTGCATTGCGTATTCTTGCCTTGTATTATTTTTGACTTGTGCATTTTTCGCAAATAGCACAAACTCTTGCCTCGGGTTGACCCTCTGCTCTTCTATCTCTTCAGGTGTCTGCAGACAAACGGAACGAAAGGTTGTCCTAAATGTTTCAAGTCGTCCATGAAGCCTGGATTTGTTTGATTGGTGCAACGTGTTTGTGCGTTGGATCTGCCGACACAGCGTGAGGCCTCGCAGGCTCCTGACTGATCTGAGAGAAGCAGGCAGCCTCGGGATGTGCTGAAGATGTTCGAGGAGTAATGATGATTTACTGCTCTGATGCTGAACTGAACCCAGGGCGTCCCGGAGTGCAGCTCTGAGGTCACGATCCAGGCGTCCATCTTACGTGCAGACGTCAGTCTGTGAGAGGCGGAAGCTGAGagttatatttcaatatataagcagaggaagaaagaacCTAAACTACCACATTGTTTCTGATGACTGAACATTTGGAGCATTTGTCCAAAGAGCATTTATAACTTAGTGTATTTGCTATTTTATGTATTAGATTTGTTTATGAAAAAGTGAGATAAAAAGATCTTTGGAGGAATTCAGTGAAATCTCAGTTATCTTTGTCGCAGggtttcctttcatttttttctttacacaacagatttgttttttatccagAACACAGAGACATGACTGATTTCAtacttgttatatttattatcGTATTCGTGTACATACTCTTTTGTAGTACATCTCTTTGTAGtatattttgtctgtaaaaaTCTCTCGTTTGATTTATTTGAGGTGTTTTGTAAAACCTACAGCTAACTAAAATCTCTTAACCATTCAAAAACTAGTATGTCTTTACGAAACGTGTCCATgcagctgttttttgttttgttttcccttctTCACAAAGAGTGAGGAGCAAGATCAACACACATTGTGTTCAATGAAATTCCTTTTCTGGAAACTAACTAATCAACTCTTAACTCTCACATCAACTGTCATAGTTTAAGGAGAAGTACTGTTGAGAAGGAAACCTCTAAATAACCGATTATTCAGAGGAGTTACTGTTGTAAtggtgtgttttcatatttgtagtcgtatgtaaatatgaataataagtCAACAGATCTCCGTCGTCACATCGAGATCATTTTCTTGCAAAGGCATTTTGTGATTTTGAGGGCGAAAGCCAAAAAGCTGAGCtattgtgttaaaatgtggCATGTGATATTTACAGCGCCGAGCAACAAGGTTGGATTATATATCGATCCCATCCTGTATCCATGTAACTGTATTTATGTAACTGTTTGTCATAGTATTTCATAATATTCAGTGGCTTTATCCTCAATAttcctttgtttattttaaacattttgtgattTGGTTAAAAAGACGAAATCACCGTTGCTTAATCAAGGTTCTTCATATACAAAAGGTTTTCTTCAAAAAGTGACTTATTTAATCAGAGAGTTCATGATACAAAATTTCTTTACAGGACTCTTATAaagcatgaaatataaaaatgcattaatgtaggaacaaaaatgatttaaacaaacTATTAACCTTTTTTGACAAATTTATTTGATCAGGCAAAGTTGAGAAAATCAAAACTTTAGCTTCAAAATTGTACACgtactgttttctctcttccatCATGTGAGTCGGTCCACAgctttagagagagagagagagagagagagagagagagagagagagacacatttaCCTTTACTGCACGAGCACTTACGTTTCTCCCGGTACGAACACAGGAGCAGCGCCTGGTTCTCTGTTCTGGGGTCAGTGCATCCGGGTActgcgactgtgtgtgtttacctgtcaGTGTAACACGCGGCGACtttcttttcactgtttgttcTTGAGGTGCTGAAACgattttttttccaacagcACAGCCGCTCATCTTTTAACAGTTTAAACTACCTCTGTTTTTAAACTCCTCCTCAGAGGACTAATGCAGTAATAACTCAGTTTAATACATGTagaattgttgttgtttttttttctagacACCATGTAGCTGATTTCCATGATTTAGAGTCTTGACTAAAATGCATTTGTTAATATATTTATGCATCGAGTCAAACCATGTTAATCCATGTGTCGGATGTGGAGACATTTCAATATgggaaataaagtaaaagtgaatttaagtgtcactactttgttgtttttaaacattcttTATATAAActcaaatatatattcataaagCACGTAGAGATGCTGAAATATGTTAATCCTTGAACCAAGCAAGTGGCATATGACATGGCTGTAAAATACAGTACGTGGCAGTCTTGATGCCTTCTTAACCAGTCGTACAAGTTCGCCAACATTTAGGGAGGCTTCCTCTGAAGGGTGCGAGGTTGGACTTTGTGTTGTCACACCTGAGCAGCAGGAAGTCCTTTTGGATTCCGGTAACCTCACTTCACAGGAACTCCTCACCCTGATGGCCGCAGCGGACCTACTCTACGAAGAGGACCTATTTTGTCCCCAGTGCTCTGAGATTTATTGTGTTCCCGTTCGGTTGAAATGTGGCCACAATGTTTGCAGAGTTTGTTTATACAAATTCTGGGAATGGAAGGGATGTCGGGAATGCCCGGTGTGTCTCACCGTGTGTGTCCCTGGGAGGCCTCCTGTCAACCTGGCTCTAAAGATAGCTGCGGATGAATATCAGCTGCGGCGGAGCAGCGGGGACCAAGACGTCTGTGGTTTGCACAACGAGAAGCTCACACTTTTCTGTCAGAACGACGAGGAGCCCGTGTGTCTCCTCTGCCAGATGTCAAAAGAGCACAAAGTTCACGAGTGCTGCTCATTGGAGGAGGCTGCTAAACAGAAAAAGGTAGAGTTCCGAAGAGAAGCCAGGGAGTTAATGTGcacaacagaagaaacacaggatttaattagttattgGATGTAATGGTGGATTTGCTGCTACTGTGATTGTAGTTTTAATTTATAGCGAAcaattacttttctttattatcTTCAAAATATGTAATTATCTTCTCAATGAATCTAGAATGATAGAAAACAGTGAGAGGTGTCCATCACAATGTCTTCAAATGGTCTGAATTGGTAAATAGTGTTTAtaaagagcttttctagtcctgatgaccactcactgtgctttacagtacaggtggacattcacccattcatacagtgcatctatgtaaAGCACtgtctctatgagaaggggcaatttggggttccGTATCTTGCCCAcggacacttcagcatgcggactaaggaagactgggatcaaaccaccgaactcctggttagaggacgactgcCCTagcccctgagccacagccgcccaaatCATTTTGTTGAAATGATGTGATTGATTATCAAGTAAGTTACTTTTCTGTCAACAAACTAATTCCTTCAGCTCTCTGTTCTGTGACCATGTTAGACAGAAATTTCTACCATGCTGGAGTCCATCAGGAAAAAGCTCAAAACCCTGAACaagacagaggagcagtggagAGAGACAAAAACCTATATACAGGTAAGAAATGAACACATTCACTCATTATAACAGCTTCTGGTCACATTCAGCATCTTTCAGTGCTATAAACAAGACGCTTCCTCCATATTGCAGACCCAAGCTCTTCAAAACGAGAAGGCGATAAAGGAGGAGTTTCAGAAGCTGCACCAGCTCCtctgggaggaggagaagacgcgGCTGAAGCTGctcaaacaggaagaggaagtcaggaCCCAGGTGATGTGTGAAAAGCTGGAAAACATCAAGGACCAGATCAGAGGCGTCGCGTCCATCATCAGTGACATTGAGGGAGCTCTCAGACGGGAGGATCTAAAATTTCTAAAGGTACGGCTACAGACGTTATTCACATAATATCATCACAGTTTACCTGTTTAGCCCTGGTGAAAAGAGGAAGGCCTGAACTCTGACTCCAAACCATGAACTGATCCAAGTGGACAAAAGTTCCCCACACCAATATATGTATGAACAAAGAAGCTAGAGTGGATTTCCAGAGCACATACATCTGCAATGGTCTGATTGTGTCCTTGATGATCGTAAATATTCAAATAGTTTGAGATACTGGACTTAAGCTGTaatcataaaaaagaaaaaaacgccCTCTTTTGCAatgtgaaataattaaaaaaaaaaatttgtatAGCCTCTATGCTCCCTGTCTTTGGGACTTTGACAATTGTGCAACTTTCCATTGTGcacttcttcaaatgttgaaaaatgtgatGCGTGTTTGATTTGATCACATCAGTCATCAAACAGCCTTTCAGCCTGTCGGTGTGGGGAGTTCTCACTAAAACTAATGGAGTACACAACAAGTGTCCTGCAGAGAATCCTCCCTTCATGTCGGTTATATATTCACTTTGGAGGCTGCTGATAAACTGCATTGTGTTTACACTAAATGTTGTTCCTGTCATTTTGTCTACTCCATTTGGATCAACGAGGGAACACTCCCACTTGCATCTACATGTAATGTGCATTCGACTGTGCTgccaagtgtttttttcaaagcCACGCTTCATTAACAAGAAGTATTTCTCCACTCTCTTTGTTCACATACAGGACTacaagaagacaaagaaaaggtaCGCACACCCTACGCTCTGCTAAAATCAGCTCCACATCTCCATCAGACAATCATCCGTATAATCAATGTGATGTTTTAGGGTCAAATGCAACATCCGAGAGCCGGAGTGTATCAGAGACATACTGATAAACTCTGCCAAGCACCTGGGGTCGCTCAAGTTCGCAGTTTGTAAGAGCATGGCCAAGATAGTCCAATACGGTGGGTGAACAGACAACACGTTATAAAGTTCAATTTGCTCTTCCTGTTTCAATTTTCAATCTACTGAACTTTATTTCCACTTTCAGTTCCCATCACTCTGGACCCAAACACAGCCCACTCCAACTTAGAGTTGTCTGAAGAGCTGACCTGTGTGCAGTacagcaggaggcagctgcTCCCCGACAACCCTGAGCGCTGCACCAGCCGCCTGTGTGTGCTCGGAGCCGCCGGCCTCACATCTGGAAAGCACACCTGGACCGTGCAGGTGGACCAAAGCAAAGAGTGGTACATCGGAGTGGTCCGAGAGTCCGTCCAGAGGAAGAGCACCGTCTTCCTCAACCCCGCCGAGGGCTTCTGGGTGATCGGCCTGTGCAACGGAGACGGCTTCTGGGCTCAGACCTCGCCTCCCACCAAGCTGGTGCTGAAGCAGAGGCCTGAGAGGATCACTGTGGTGCTGGACTGTGACAAAGGAAAGGTGGTGTTCATCAACGCTGCCGATTTGACGACaatacacacattcagagaCAGATTTACAGAGAAGATTTTCCCCTACGTCTCCACAGGATTGTATGAGGACGACAAAATCTGCAGCCGTTTGACAATCTGTCCTCTGACCATAACTCTGAATGTAGAATAGACTCATACAGGAGACACGTCTCTGTACAAGCAATGAggacactgtgcttcacattaGGACTGACAGCTTTTATATCTGACAAACAAGGTACATACAAATCCACGATTCACACACAAAATCCAACTGCAAACTGAATGACACCAGATCGTATCCAATGTAGGTGAGTGGTATGTATGTATAATTTATAACACAAGATtctttcaaatatttgaatctTAAATCAGTTTTCATCCTGTGACATTAACTGtcattttctttggttttggTTTTCCTCTCTGATGCCATGTCTTTCAGTTTAGAATCCAGTTTTCTTTGCAGATATGCTTTTTTATTAGGGTCCATGGATTTGTCTTTCTTCCCGCTGCCGGCATAAAGGACGCCTTCTCTGCTTATTCTCATCCGAGCATGAGACTTG comes from the Hippoglossus hippoglossus isolate fHipHip1 chromosome 6, fHipHip1.pri, whole genome shotgun sequence genome and includes:
- the rapsn gene encoding 43 kDa receptor-associated protein of the synapse produces the protein MNIFMRRLAPEMGQDQTKQQIEKGLKLYQSNQTDKALHVWTKVLEKTSDPGGKFRVLGCLITAHSEMGKYKDMLKYALDQIDTAREMEDPDYLTEGYLNLARSNEKLCDFQKTVSYCKTCLNMQGTTVSLQLNGQVCLSMGNAFLGLSVFQKALESYEKALRYAHNNDDKMLECRVCCSLGNIYVHLKDYEKALFFPCKAAELVNDYGKGWSLKYRAMSQYHMSVAYRKLERLPDAMECCEESMKIALQHGDRPLQALCLVNFADIHRCRQDSDKAFPRYESALGIMTEIGNRLGQAQVYLGVAKCWLLQKEFDKALDSLQRSQELADGMGNKLCTLKVHCLSEGIYRSRGQEEKLREQVVKFLQCVEELELYCGMCGESIGDRDQKLQSLPCSHIFHLKCLQTNGTKGCPKCFKSSMKPGFV
- the LOC117762898 gene encoding E3 ubiquitin-protein ligase TRIM39-like isoform X1; this encodes MAAADLLYEEDLFCPQCSEIYCVPVRLKCGHNVCRVCLYKFWEWKGCRECPVCLTVCVPGRPPVNLALKIAADEYQLRRSSGDQDVCGLHNEKLTLFCQNDEEPVCLLCQMSKEHKVHECCSLEEAAKQKKTEISTMLESIRKKLKTLNKTEEQWRETKTYIQLLVTFSIFQCYKQDASSILQTQALQNEKAIKEEFQKLHQLLWEEEKTRLKLLKQEEEVRTQVMCEKLENIKDQIRGVASIISDIEGALRREDLKFLKDYKKTKKRVKCNIREPECIRDILINSAKHLGSLKFAVCKSMAKIVQYVPITLDPNTAHSNLELSEELTCVQYSRRQLLPDNPERCTSRLCVLGAAGLTSGKHTWTVQVDQSKEWYIGVVRESVQRKSTVFLNPAEGFWVIGLCNGDGFWAQTSPPTKLVLKQRPERITVVLDCDKGKVVFINAADLTTIHTFRDRFTEKIFPYVSTGLYEDDKICSRLTICPLTITLNVE
- the LOC117762898 gene encoding E3 ubiquitin-protein ligase TRIM39-like isoform X2, with product MAAADLLYEEDLFCPQCSEIYCVPVRLKCGHNVCRVCLYKFWEWKGCRECPVCLTVCVPGRPPVNLALKIAADEYQLRRSSGDQDVCGLHNEKLTLFCQNDEEPVCLLCQMSKEHKVHECCSLEEAAKQKKTEISTMLESIRKKLKTLNKTEEQWRETKTYIQTQALQNEKAIKEEFQKLHQLLWEEEKTRLKLLKQEEEVRTQVMCEKLENIKDQIRGVASIISDIEGALRREDLKFLKDYKKTKKRVKCNIREPECIRDILINSAKHLGSLKFAVCKSMAKIVQYVPITLDPNTAHSNLELSEELTCVQYSRRQLLPDNPERCTSRLCVLGAAGLTSGKHTWTVQVDQSKEWYIGVVRESVQRKSTVFLNPAEGFWVIGLCNGDGFWAQTSPPTKLVLKQRPERITVVLDCDKGKVVFINAADLTTIHTFRDRFTEKIFPYVSTGLYEDDKICSRLTICPLTITLNVE